Proteins encoded together in one Anopheles darlingi chromosome 3, idAnoDarlMG_H_01, whole genome shotgun sequence window:
- the LOC125953275 gene encoding toll-like receptor Tollo, producing the protein MEWLLRVMLVVMVVLVATVVTRVTVVEARSSFLNRMEMAPRGCKWQRVLDEMAAGGDEEGAGGPATVTTVLSCKLKTIGGTDTLMRNLTAGQIERINALKLECSDILFFESSLEANQHSGAFLGSLKRLRDLKIEYCKIKYVPSMVLSTLRDLRSLSLRTHNTDWSAMNLEFHPESFRGLTELKRLDLADNNIWALPTDVFCPLFSLRHLNLTRNRLTDISQLGFSDWGNGPTAPGKACNTGLEVLDLSHNDLLSLPDNGLSSLRSLSVLMLQDNLLTALADRSFVGLGSLRVLNMSSNKLVALPPETFQSPRELRQIYLQNNSLSVLAPGLLEGLDRLEILDLSRNELTSEWINRDTFAGLKRLVVLEISHNALTKIDRHVFRELYSLQILNLEANRIESIADNAFSDLKNLVALTLSHNRLKRIEQHHFSELYVLNQLYIESNLIESMHGRALENLTNLNDLNLNDNRLTEIPEGLGKLRFLKSLDLGKNHINTVNNASFEGLEQLLGLRLVENRITNISRDAFVTLSSLHVLNLASNQIRHIDQSAFSGNPTIRAIRLDNNELEDISGVFTSLPALVFLNVSDNQIRLFDYSHFPVSLEWLDMHQNNITELGNYYDLNNLQIKMLDVSFNRLTEVDAKSVPDSIETLFLNNNLLESVAAGTFLSKRNLEKVVLYGNYIRKLEIGALALTRVAEDREVPLFYLGDNPIHCDCTMEWLQGINKLAHLRQHPRVMDLDTVMCTMEHDRGASIRPLMELNAQDFLCRYETHCFATCHCCDFDACDCKMTCPDRCSCYHDHTWKTNIVDCGAADYTEVPEHIPMDASTIYLDGNELQQLGSHQFIGKKKLEVLYLNGSNIRNVHNRTFSGIPSLRVLHLESNYIPELRGFEFDQLTNLNELYLDRNAIGFVGGQTFQNLRFLEVVNLSGNRISEFRPWVAFAAARETGSLRRVSLEGNRWRCDCESLGRLQRWIREVSGEYDLNRMVCADNRIVADALGSCSENRLDFGGALGGPGVDLSGDGEEAPPTVHRTVLMGHGLIGGGYVPLLAAVVVAIIGTALIVALACVFRQDVRLWAHARYGVRLVKDPIIVASKEDTDRLYDSYVVYSVHDNEFVGRLLGAELQLYGYSVCLHHRDVHPGAFLADSLQSAADAARKVILVVSMNFLQNEWSQPQFRVALQSVIENVRPAHRRHKIVIVLTAPIELVSLDPIMNLLIRTCTVACWGERKFWDKLRYALPDVSKDRTPKKLGDITRSPNLRYTPAPTSLDQWCKLGGAGGAVLVGSGADGGLVGAPMGGGPPPGGPVAVPQSTPSQSTCNTEDESSSASSQQYEAPMSQHYNGSRSSASLGHVYSTIPETPQMGRNGRAYFV; encoded by the coding sequence ATGGAGTGGCTACTGCgagtgatgctggtggtgatggtggtgctagtggcgACCGTTGTAACCAGGGTAACGGTCGTAGAGGCACGCTCCAGCTTTCTCAACCGGATGGAGATGGCACCGAGGGGTTGCAAGTGGCAGCGTGTGTTGGATGAgatggccgccggtggtgACGAGGAgggtgccggtggtccggcCACCGTCACGACGGTGCTGTCCTGCAAGCTGAAGACGATCGGTGGTACGGATACGCTGATGCGTAACCTAACCGCCGGTCAGATCGAGCGCATCAACGCCCTGAAGCTGGAGTGCAGCGACATCCTGTTCTTCGAGAGTTCGCTCGAAGCGAACCAGCATTCGGGTGCGTTCCTTGGGTCGCTCAAGCGACTCCGGGATCTGAAGATCGAGTACTGCAAGATCAAGTACGTGCCTTCGATGGTGTTGTCGACGTTGCGTGACCTCCGGTCACTGTCCTTGCGCACCCACAACACCGACTGGTCGGCGATGAACCTCGAGTTCCATCCGGAGAGCTTCCGCGGGTTAACGGAGCTGAAGCGGCTCGATCTGGCCGACAACAACATCTGGGCCCTGCCAACGGATGTCTTCTGTCCACTGTTCTCGTTGCGGCATCTCAACCTAACCCGTAACCGGCTAACCGACATCTCGCAGCTTGGGTTCTCCGATTGGGGTAATGGGCCTACGGCACCCGGGAAAGCCTGCAATACCGGTCTCGAGGTGTTGGATCTTTCACACAACGATCTACTCTCGCTGCCCGACAATGGACTTTCCTCGCTGCGCTCGTTGAGCGTGCTGATGCTCCAGGACAACCTGCTGACGGCATTGGCCGACCGGTCCTTCGTCGGGCTCGGTTCCCTGCGGGTACTGAACATGTCGAGCAACAAGCTGGTGGCACTTCCACCGGAAACCTTCCAATCACCGCGTGAACTGCGGCAGATCTATCTACAGAACAACTCCCTCTCGGTGCTGGCACCGGGACTGCTGGAGGGGCTGGATCGTCTGGAGATACTGGATCTCTCCCGCAACGAGCTAACCTCCGAGTGGATCAACCGGGACACGTTCGCGGGGTTGAAGCGACTGGTCGTGCTCGAAATCAGTCACAACGCGTTGACCAAAATCGATCGTCACGTTTTTCGGGAACTGTACAGTCTGCAGATCCTTAACCTCGAGGCGAATCGCATCGAATCCATTGCGGACAATGCGTTCAGTGATCTGAAGAACCTGGTCGCCCTGACGTTGTCCCACAATCGGTTGAAGcgcatcgagcagcatcacTTCTCGGAGTTGTACGTCCTAAACCAACTGTACATCGAGTCAAACCTCATCGAATCGATGCATGGCCGGGCACTGGAGAATCTGACCAACCTGAACGACCTTAACCTCAACGATAACCGGCTAACGGAGATTCCGGAGGGGCTGGGTAAGCTGCGATTCCTGAAGTCACTCGATCTTGGCAAGAACCACATCAACACCGTGAACAACGCATCGTTCGAGGGGTTGGAGCAGCTTCTGGGGTTGCGGCTGGTCGAGAACCGGATCACGAACATCTCGCGTGATGCTTTTGTGACACTTTCTTCGCTGCACGTCCTCAATCTTGCCTCGAACCAGATCCGCCATATTGACCAATCGGCGTTCAGTGGCAATCCAACGATACGGGCGATCCGCCTGGACAACAACGAACTGGAGGACATTAGCGGTGTGTTTACGTCACTGCCGGCACTCGTGTTCCTCAATGTGTCGGACAACCAGATCCGTCTGTTTGACTATTCCCACTTTCCGGTGTCACTCGAGTGGCTGGACATGCACCAGAACAACATCACCGAGCTGGGGAACTACTACGACCTAAACAATCTGCAGATCAAGATGTTGGACGTATCGTTCAATCGGTTGACGGAAGTCGACGCCAAGTCTGTACCGGATAGCATCGAGACGCtgttcctcaacaacaaccTGCTGGAATCGGTTGCGGCCGGTACGTTCCTGAGTAAGCGCAACCTAGAGAAGGTCGTCCTGTATGGTAATTACATCCGGAAGTTGGAGATTGGGGCGCTGGCATTGACGCGCGTTGCCGAGGATCGTGAGGTGCCACTGTTCTATCTGGGCGATAATCCCATTCATTGCGATTGTACGATGGAGTGGTTGCAGGGTATTAACAAGTTGGCTCATCTGAGGCAACATCCGCGCGTCATGGATCTCGATACGGTGATGTGCACGATGGAGCATGACCGGGGGGCGAGCATTCGTCCGCTGATGGAACTGAACGCCCAGGATTTCCTGTGCCGGTACGAGACGCACTGTTTCGCCACCTGCCATTGTTGCGATTTTGATGCGTGCGATTGTAAGATGACGTGTCCGGATCGGTGTAGTTGCTACCATGACCATACCTGGAAGACGAACATCGTGGACTGTGGAGCGGCCGATTATACGGAGGTGCCGGAACATATACCGATGGATGCGTCTACGATCTATCTGGACGGGAATGAGCTACAGCAGCTCGGTAGTCATCAGTTCATTGGGAAGAAGAAGCTCGAAGTGCTGTATCTCAATGGGAGCAACATCCGGAATGTCCACAATAGGACGTTCAGCGGAATACCGAGTCTACGGGTGCTGCACCTCGAGAGTAACTACATCCCGGAGTTGCGTGGCTTCGAGTTCGATCAGCTGACCAATCTGAACGAGCTGTACCTCGATCGGAACGCGATCGGGTTTGTCGGTGGACAGACGTTCCAAAATTTGCGCTTCCTCGAGGTCGTCAATCTGAGCGGTAACCGGATCAGTGAATTCCGGCCATGGGTCGCCTTTGCGGCAGCTCGCGAAACGGGCTCCCTGCGGCGTGTTTCCCTCGAGGGTaatcggtggcggtgtgaTTGTGAGTCACTCGGTCGGTTGCAGCGCTGGATACGGGAGGTGAGCGGGGAGTACGATCTGAACCGTATGGTCTGCGCGGATAACCGGATCGTGGCCGATGCACTTGGTAGTTGCTCGGAGAACCGGTTGGACTTTGGTGGTGCTCTCGGTGGTCCGGGTGTGGATCtgagtggtgatggtgaggaagcaccaccgaccgtccACCGTACGGTACTGATGGGTCACGGACTTATCGGTGGTGGCTATGTACCGTTGttggccgccgtcgtcgtcgccatcatcggaaCGGCACTGATCGTGGCGTTGGCCTGTGTATTCCGGCAGGATGTGCGGTTATGGGCCCATGCCCGGTACGGTGTCCGGCTCGTCAAGGATCCTATCATCGTGGCCAGTAAGGAAGATACGGATCGCCTATATGATAGCTACGTCGTGTACAGTGTCCATGATAATGAGTTCGTCGGTCGTCTGCTTGGTGCCGAGCTGCAGCTGTACGGATACTCCGTCTGTTTGCATCATCGTGATGTCCATCCGGGCGCGTTTCTCGCGGATTCACTCCAGAGTGCAGCCGATGCCGCACGGAAGGTGATCCTCGTCGTCTCGATGAACTTCCTGCAGAACGAATGGTCTCAGCCCCAGTTCCGGGTGGCGCTCCAGTCGGTCATCGAGAATGTGCGGCCTGCGCATCGGCGGCATaagatcgtgatcgtgctgaCGGCACCGATCGAGCTGGTATCGCTCGATCCCATCATGAACCTGCTGATCCGGACCTGCACCGTGGCGTGCTGGGGTGAGCGTAAGTTCTGGGATAAGCTACGGTACGCGCTGCCGGACGTGAGTAAGGACCGGACGCCCAAGAAGCTGGGGGATATTACGCGTAGCCCGAACCTACGGTATACGCCCGCACCGACATCGCTGGATCAGTGGTGCAagctcggtggtgctggtggagccGTTCTCGTCGGTAGCGGGGCTGATGGAGGACTTGTCGGTGCACCGATGGGcggtggaccaccaccgggtggtCCGGTGGCCGTCCCACAGAGTACACCGTCGCAGAGTACCTGCAACACGGAGGATGAATCGTCGTCCGCCTCGTCGCAGCAGTACGAAGCGCCGATGAGTCAGCACTACAACGGTAGCCGGTCGAGTGCCTCGCTGGGACACGTGTACTCCACGATACCCGAGACGCCCCAGATGGGTCGCAATGGAAGAGCTTATTTCGTGTAA